One genomic window of Magnolia sinica isolate HGM2019 chromosome 3, MsV1, whole genome shotgun sequence includes the following:
- the LOC131241227 gene encoding pentatricopeptide repeat-containing protein At1g63330-like has translation MALRRAAAAQKGKTLSAPFYIESTISAPDSKIIENKIPIPTQFNHLVNDLSNSIRAGAFVRLEDAVGLFNRMVRTQPLPSIRTFNHLLATIARMRHYSAVISMHRDMNRLGIPSDIYTWNILLNCFCHLNGVRFGFALLGDILKRGHELGAVTLATFIKGFCMEGRIGEASSFFLKTVEMGYPYDVVSFGILIDGLCKSGSNGMALGLLRQMEKGVGKCRPNLTVYTTIIDSLCKDGLTKEAFNLFSEMVGKGIWPNVFTYSSLIHGLCNLGQWKEGMSLFEEMLIGGISPNVTTFNILVNALCNEGMVKEAHGLLELMTQRGVEPDVITYNALMNGYCFIGQMDAALKIFNYMVCKGHKHSVVTYVILINGYCKKQMVDKAMRLFREMPCKGLKPDVVTYNTLIGGLYRVQRIVAAQELFNEMQAHGQCPNIFTYTILMDGLCKSERPVEAMKLLNEMQIRGIQPDNKVIGVLINGMCKVRELKYAKELFSWASAKGLGNNVRTYNTLINGLCKEGLLEEANRLILQMEEQGSQPDNVTFNVLIRGFLQKNETLKAMQLLREMTKRHFSVDAYTAAMLVGLLTEDEKGQEYLRMLHKFVPYGEDS, from the coding sequence ATGGCGTTGAGAAGAGCTGCCGCTGCTCAAAAGGGTAAAACTCTCTCCGCTCCATTTTATATTGAAAGTACTATTTCTGCCCCTGATTCTAAAATCATAGAGAACAAGATCCCTATTCCCACCCAATTCAACCATTTGGTGAATGATCTATCCAATTCGATTCGAGCCGGTGCTTTTGTGAGGTTAGAAGATGCAGTGGGCCTCTTCAATCGTATGGTCCGCACGCAGCCGCTGCCTTCGATCCGGACCTTTAATCACCTGTTAGCTACGATTGCCAGAATGAGACACTATTCAGCTGTAATTTCTATGCATCGAGACATGAATCGGTTAGGAATCCCATCCGATATCTATACTTGGAACATTCTTCTCAATTGTTTCTGCCACTTGAATGGCGTCCGTTTTGGTTTCGCTCTTCTCGGTGACATCCTAAAACGTGGCCATGAGCTGGGTGCCGTGACTCTGGCCACTTTTATTAAGGGGTTTTGTATGGAAGGGCGGATTGGGGAAGCGAGTAGTTTCTTTCTGAAGACAGTAGAAATGGGATATCCTTATGACGTGGTGTCGTTCGGGATACTAATCGACGGTCTTTGCAAGTCAGGGAGCAATGGAATGGCGCTTGGGTTGCTCCGGCAAATGGAGAAGGGTGTGGGTAAATGTAGGCCTAACCTTACTGTGTATACCACAATCATCGACAGTCTATGCAAAGATGGGCTTACAAAGGAGGCCTTTAACCTCTTCTCAGAAATGGTTGGTAAAGGGATTTGGCCAAATGTTTTCACTTACAGTTCTTTAATTCATGGACTATGCAATTTAGGGCAGTGGAAAGAAGGAATGAGTCTGTTCGAGGAAATGTTGATTGGAGGAATCTCTCCTAATGTGACAACCTTCAACATATTGGTGAATGCTCTTTGCAATGAAGGAATGGTTAAAGAAGCCCATGGATTACTAGAATTGATGACTCAGAGAGGTGTGGAGCCTGACGTAATCACATATAATGCATTGATGAATGGCTACTGTTttattggccaaatggatgctgccTTAAAGATATTTAATTACATGGTGTGTAAAGGGCATAAGCATAGTGTTGTGACTTATGTCATATTAATCAACGGCTATTGCAAGAAGCAGATGGTAGACAAGGCTATGCGGCTTTTCAGAGAAATGCCTTGCAAGGGATTGAAGCCCGATGTTGTTACTTATAACACTCTTATAGGTGGGCTGTACCGGGTACAGAGAATTGTGGCTGCACAAGAGCTCTTCAATGAGATGCAAGCTCATGGACAATGTCCGAATATCTTCACAtacaccattttgatggatgggCTGTGTAAAAGTGAGCGTCCTGTCGAGGCAATGAAACTACTTAATGAGATGCAAATTAGAGGAATTCAACCAGATAATAAAGTTATTGGTGTCCTTATCAATGGGATGTGCAAAGTTAGGGAACTTAAATATGCGAAGGAGCTTTTCAGTTGGGCCTCTGCCAAGGGCTTGGGAAATAATGTTAGGACATATAACACGTTAATCAATGGGCTCTGTAAAGAAGGGCTTTTGGAGGAAGCTAATAGATTAATCTTGCAAATGGAAGAGCAGGGTTCCCAACCAGACAACGTCACCTTCAATGTTTTAATTAGGGGATTTCTACAAAAGAATGAGACCCTCAAGGCAATGCAACTTCTCAGGGAAATGACTAAAAGACATTTTTCTGTGGATGCATACACCGCAGCTATGTTAGTGGGCTTGCTCACAGAGGACGAAAAAGGTCAAGAATACTTGAGAATGCTTCATAAATTTGTGCCCTATGGAGAAG